In Castanea sativa cultivar Marrone di Chiusa Pesio chromosome 6, ASM4071231v1, a single window of DNA contains:
- the LOC142638273 gene encoding transcription factor MYB30-like, whose product MVRAPFYDKNGLKKGAWSVEEDNKLRSYIQRFGHWNWRELPKFAGLSRCGKSCRLRWLNYLQPDIKRGNYTEEEDLMIIKLHEELGNKWSMIAESLPGRTDNDIKNYWHAHLKKRTKKNPTTSKMKTLSNEAYQHDTDIVRKTKTDSSVSSSPSYQVQESSKLPLETSSSEFSYSSFDNAPLSGINWTAEDSLATLETLEQSFSDFWTEPFVMDNTYIQSNYPVSFADGGFSASQSCYNEGIDFIYKAMQEVENYKRINEDPYLVN is encoded by the exons ATGGTGAGAGCTCCCTTCTATGATAAAAATGGACTAAAGAAAGGTGCATGGAGTGtagaagaagataataaacTAAGGTCTTATATTCAGAGATTTGGCCACTGGAACTGGCGGGAACTTCCCAAATTTGCAG GTTTATCAAGGTGTGGGAAGAGTTGCAGACTGCGATGGTTGAACTACCTCCAGCCAGATATAAAACGAGGAAACTAcacagaagaagaagatctTATGATCATCAAATTGCATGAAGAACTAGGCAATAA aTGGTCTATGATTGCGGAAAGCTTGCCAGGGAGAACagataatgatataaaaaactATTGGCATGCCCACCTGAAGAAGCGCACCAAGAAAAATCCTACAACATCGAAGATGAAAACATTGTCCAATGAAGCTTACCAACATGACACTGATATAgtgaggaaaacaaaaactgacaGTTCTGTAAGCAGTTCTCCCTCTTACCAAGTTCAGGAGAGCTCCAAATTACCCCTAGAAACATCTTCTAGTGAATTCTCATACTCAAGCTTTGATAATGCACCTTTATCTGGCATAAATTGGACTGCAGAAGATAGTCTCGCTACATTGGAAACACTTGAGCAATCATTTAGTGACTTTTGGACTGAACCCTTTGTAATGGACAATACCTACATCCAGAGTAACTATCCAGTATCCTTCGCAGATGGAGGATTTAGTGCATCTCAATCATGCTACAATGAAGGCATAGATTTCATCTACAAGGCAATGCAAGAAGTCGAGAACTACAAGAGAATTAATGAAGATCCATATTTGGTGAACTAG